In Microcella indica, the genomic window CGACGCCGCCGTGGAGGGCACCTTCCCGGCCTCCGACCCCGTGGGCTTCACCCCTGACGACGAGGAGTCGGCGCACCGCATCGATCACCGCCACCGCTCGCAGGCCCCGCGCGCCGCGTCGAACCCGATCGACGTCACGGTCGACGGCAAGGAGTTCACGCTCGACCACGGTGCCGTGACGATCGCGGCGATCACGTCGTGCACCAACACCTCGAACCCCTCGGTCATGCTCGCGGCCGGCCTCCTGGCCCGCAATGCGGCCCGCAAGGGACTCACGGCGAAGCCGTGGGTCAAGACGACGCTCGCTCCCGGTTCGAAGGTCGTGACCGACTACTACGAGAAGGCCGGTCTCACCGACGACCTCGAGGCGCTCGGCTTCTACACGGTCGGCTACGGCTGCACGACCTGCATCGGCAACTCGGGCCCCCTCGCCGACGAGATCTCGGCGGCGATCGCCGAGAAGGATCTCGCGGTCACGGCCGTTCTGTCGGGCAACCGCAACTTCGAGGGGCGCATCAACCCCGACGTGAAGATGAACTACCTCGCGAGCCCGCCCCTCGTCATCGCCTACGCCCTCGCCGGGTCGATGAACTTCGACTTCGAGAGCGACCCGCTCGGGCAAGACCAGGAGGGCAACGACGTCTACCTGCGCGACATCTGGCCGGAGGCCAGCGAGGTGCAGTCGACGATCGACTCCTCGATCGACACGAGCATGTTCACTCACCAGTACGCCTCGGTCTTCGAGGGCGACGAGCGCTGGAAGTCGCTGCCCACGCCCGACGGCGCGACCTTCGAGTGGGACGCCGACTCGACGTACGTGCGCAAGCCCCCGTACTTCGAGGGCCTCACCCTCGAGACGACCCCCGTCTCCGACATCGCCGATGCCCGCGTTCTCGCGAAGCTCGGCGACTCGGTCACGACCGATCACATCAGCCCGGCCGGCTCGATCAAGGCCGACTCGCCCGCGGGCCGGTACCTGACGGAGCACGGCGTCGACCGCAAGGACTTCAACTCCTACGGCTCGCGCCGAGGCAACCACGAGGTCATGATCCGCGGCACGTTCGCGAACATCCGTCTCCGCAACCAGCTGCTGGATGGTGTCGAGGGCGGCTTCACGAGGGACTTCACGAAGCCGGATGCTCCGCAGGCGTTCATCTACGACGCAAGTGAGAACTACCAGGCCGCGTCGATTCCTCTCGTCATCCTCGCCGGCAAGGAGTACGGATCGGGCTCGAGCCGCGACTGGGCCGCCAAGGGTACGAGCCTGCTGGGCGTGAGCGCCGTGATCGCCGAGAGCTTCGAGCGCATCCACCGGTCGAACCTCATCGGCATGGGTGTGATTCCTCTGCAGTTCCCGGCAGGCGAGACCGCCGAGTCGCTCGGCCTCGACGGCACGGAGGTCATCGCGATCTCCGGCATCGAGGAGCTCAACGAGGGCCGGACGCCCCGCACGGTGCGTGTCGTCGCGACTCCGAGCGAGCACTCCGCGCAGGGCAAGGAGCCCGTCGAGTTCGACGCTGTCGTGCGCATCGACACCCCCGGCGAGGCGGACTATTACCGCAACGGCGGCATCCTCCAGTACGTGCTGCGCTCGCTCGTGTAGCACCCGCGCCCCTGACCCGTCGAGCGTCTCCGCTCGACGGGTCACGGGTCGCGCTGAAGGCCCACCGGGCCTTCAGCGACAGCTCCACCGTGCTCGCGTAGAGTGACGTAGTGGCACTACTCGAGACCGTTCACGGCCCCCGCGATCTTGACCGTCTGACCCCCGCCGAGCTCGTCGAGCTGGCGGAGGAGATCCGGCGCTTCCTGGTTGCCGAGGTGTCGAAGACGGGCGGCCATCTGGGCCCGAACCTCGGTGTCGTGGAGCTCACGATCGGCATCCACCGCGTGTTCGACTCGCCGCGTGATGCGATCGTGTGGGATACGGGCCATCAGTCCTACGTGCACAAGCTCCTGACCGGGCGCCAGGACTTCAGCCGGTTGCGCATGAAGGGCGGCCTCGCCGGGTACCCGCAGCGGGCCGAGTCGGAGCACGACATCGTCGAGAGCTCGCATGCGTCGAGCTCGTTGAGCTGGGCCGATGGCATCTCGCGCGCGTTCTCCATGACCGGGCAGGGTGATCGTCACGTCGTCGCGGTCGTGGGCGACGGCTCGCTCACGGGCGGCATGACGTGGGAGGCCCTCAACAACATCTCGGACGACAACATCCGCAACCTCGTGATCGTCGTCAACGACAACGGCCGCTCGTACGCTCCGACGATCGGCGGCATGGCGCGCTTCCTCTCCGACGTGCGCACGCGGCGCTCGTACTACCGCTTCCGCCGCAGCACCGAGCGCGCCTTCGGATACCTCGGCGCTCCGGGGCGTGCCGTCTATCGCGGGGTGCGGGGTGGCCTGCACGGCTTCCTCTCGCGCGTGAGCAACAACGAGTCCCTCTACAGCAATCTCGACATCAAGTACATCGGCCCCGTCGACGGGCACGATCTGGGCGACATGGAGCGCGCACTGCGCCAGGCCAAGGAGTACGAGGCGCCCGTGATCGTGCACGCGATCACCCAGAAGGGCAAGGGCTACGAGCCCGCCCTCGCCGACGTCGCCGACCAGTTCCACGCTGTCGGGCAGATCGACCCCGAGACGGGCGAGCCCGTGGAGTCCGCGAGCAAGCCGTCGTGGACGTCCGTCTTCGCGGATGAGATCGTGAGCCTCGCCGATCGCGACCGGCGCATCGTCGGCATCACCGCCGCGATGCTCCGCCCGACGGGGCTGCACAAGCTCGCGGAGAAGCACCCGGACCGCATCATCGATGTCGGCATCGCCGAGCAGCACGCCGTCACCTCCGCCGCGGGACTCGCCTACGGCGGCATGCACCCCGTCGTCGCGCTGTACGCGACCTTCATCAACCGCGCCTTCGACCAGGTGCTCATGGATGTGGCTCTGCACCGCGCGGGCGTGACGTTCGTGCTGGATCGCGCGGGCGTGACGGGGCCCGACGGCGCCAGCCACCACGGCATGTGGGACCTCGCGATCCTGCAGGTCGTGCCGGGCATCCGCCTCGCCGCTCCGCGGGATGCAGCGCGCTTGCGCGAGGAACTGGCCGAGGCGGTCGCCGTCGACGACGCTCCGACCGTGCTGCGTTTCTCGAAGGGATCGGTCGGCACCGAGTTCGAGGCCGTGCGTCGCACGAGCGACGGCGTCGATGTGCTGCGGGAGGCCCCGCACAAGGACGTGCTCATCATCACCGTCGGCCCCATGGCGAAGATGGGCCTCGAGGTCGCCGAGCGTCTCGCCGACCAAGGCATCGGTGCGACCGTCGTGGACCCGCGGTGGGTCGTGCCCGTCGCCTCGAGCATCATCGACTTCGCGCGCGAGCACCGCATCGTCGTGAGCATCGAGGATGGCGTGCGCGTGGGCGGCATCGGCACGCGCATCCGTCAGGAGCTGCGCGCGGCGGGAGTGGACACCGCCGTGGACGAGCTCGGGCTGCCCGACGAGTTCCTGGAGCACGCGAGCCGCGAGGAGATTCTCGAGCGCGTCGGCCTCTCCTCGCAAGCGATCGCACGAGACCTCGTGGCTCAGGTGCTCGGCACGCGCATCCCGGTGGCGCGCCCGCTGCCGGAGGACGCCTCGATCTCCGTCGACGAGGACGAGCGCTCGCGCTGAGCGGCGCCCGCCCTCCCCGTCGCTAGCGCACTCCGCGAATCGGCGGGTGGTGGAAGGTGTCTCCGAACGCGCGCTCGGAGGCGCCGACCCGATCGAGGAACGGCGTGATGCCGCCCATCTGGAACGGCCAGCCTGCACCGAGGATCATGCACAGGTCGATGTCCTCCGGCGCGGCGACGACGTCATCCTCGAGCATGCGGTGAATCTCGTCAGCAAGGCCGTCCTCGAGTCGCTGCGTGAGCTCGTCGAGCGTCCAGGGGGTCGCGTCCTTCGGGCGGTGCTTCGCGACAATCGCGATCGCCTTCTTGTCGATGCCCTTCGGGTTGCCCTTGGCGTCCTTCTCGAGCAGCACTCCCGCCTCGGCGAGCTCGTGGAGCGCGCGCGACTCGAAGAAGCGCTCGGGGAACGCGCCGTGGTGCGTGTCGAGCACGTGGGCGCCGACCTTGAGGCCCACGAGATCGAGCAGCACGAACGGGTCCATCGGCAGCCCGAAGTGACGCTGCGCCTCGACCACGGTCTCGAAAGGCGTGCCGATCTCGACCGCGTGCATGGCTTCGCCGAGCAGCTTCGCGAGCACGCGGTTCACGACGAAGCCGGGGGAGTCGGCGGTGATGACGGCGTTCTTGCGCAGTTTCGCCGCGACGGCCATCGCGGTCGCGAGGCTGGCGTCGTCGGTGCGCGGAGCGTTGACGACCTCGATGAGCGGCATGACCGCCACGGGGTTGAAGAAGTGGAACCCCACGAGACGCTCAGGGTGCTGCAGCTTCTCGCCGATCCTCTCGACCGAGAGGGAAGACGTGTTGGTGGCGAGGATCGCCTCGGGGGAGACGATGGCTTCGATCTCCTCGAAGAGGTCCTGCTTGATCGTGAGCTCTTCGAAGACGGCCTCGATGACCCAGTCGCAGTCGGCGAAGTCGCCCTTGTCGATCGTGCCCGTGACGAGGGCGCGCAGCCGGTTGGCCTCGTCGGCGTCGATGCGCCCCTTCTGCTCGAGCGCGGAGATCTCGCCGCGAATGTAGTCGAGCCCCTTGTCGACGCGCGCCTGGTCGAGGTCGGTGATGACGACGGGAACCTGCAGCCTGCGCACGAAGAGCAGGGCGAACTGGCTGGCCATGAGACCCGCGCCGAGCACGCCGACCTTGGCGATGGGCTTCGCGAGGTCCTTGTCGGGAGCCCCCGCGGGCTTCTTGGCCCGCTTCTGGACGAGGTTGAAGGCGTAGATCGAGGCGCGGAACTGGTCGCCGGAGACGAGATCGGCGAGGGCCTCGTCCTCGGCCGCGAACCCGGTGGCCTTGTCGGTGCTCTTGGCGGCCTTGAGGAGGTCGAGAGCGACGTACGGCGATCGGGCGACCGTGCCGATGCGCTTCTCGAGCATCGATCGGGCGATGCCGATCGCGGCGTCCCACTTGACGGTGCGCTCGATCTTGCCCGGGGCGTTCTTGCGCTTGACCTTGGTCGCGCCCGTGATGACGCCGTCCGCCCAGCGGATCGAGTCCTCGAGGAAGGTCGCGGGGCCGAACATGACGTCCGCCATGCCGAGCTCGAAGGCCTCGGCCGGCTTGAGCGTGCGGTTGTTCTTGAGCGGGTTCTCGACGACGACCTTGAGCGCGTTCTCGATGCCGATGAGGTTGGGCAGCAACCAGGCGCCGCCCCAGCCGGGGATGATGCCGAGGAAGACCTCGGGCAGGGCGAGCGCTGCCGCGCTCGAGTCGAGCGTGCGGTAGTCGGCGTTGAGCGCGATCTCCACGCCGCCACCGAGCGCGAGTCCGTTGATGAAGCAGAACGACGGGATGCCCAGCTCGCCGAGCTTGCCGAGCGCGTAGTGGCCCAGCTGGGCCATCTGGCGCCCCGCCCCATGGTTCGGGATGTCGCCGACCTTCGACAGGTCGGCGCCCGCGGCGAGGATGAAGGGCTTGCCCGTGATCGCGAGGCCCTGAATCTCGCCAGCGGCGCCGCGTGCCTTCTGCTCGTCGAGCACGCGCGCGAGCTCGAGCAGGCCCTGCGGCCCGAGCGTGCTGGGGCGCGTGTGGTCGCGGCCGTTGTCGAGCGTCACGAGGGCGAGAGTGCCTCCGCTGGGCAGCGGGACGTCGTGCACGTAGGAGTGCGTGACGACCTCGTCGTCGCTCAGGGCGAGGAGCTCGGTGAACTGGTCGGCGGAGTACTGGCTGGTCGCAGGTGCAGACGGAGTCACTTCTTCTTCTTTCCGGTGTAGTGCGGGTTCTCCCAGATGACGGTGCCGCCCTGGCCGAGGCCGACGCACATGGCCGTGAGGCCGTACTGCACCTCGGGGTGCTCTTCGAACTGGCGAGCGAGCTGGATCATGAGGCGCACACCCGAGCTGGCGAGCGGGTGGCCGAAGGCGATGGCACCGCCCCAGGGGTTGACGCGGGGGTCCTCGTCGTCGACGCCGAAGTGATCGAGGAAGCTCAGTACCTGGACCGCGAAGGCCTCATTGAGCTCGAACAGTCCGATGTCGTCGATCGACAGCCCGGCCTTGGCGAGCGCCTTCTCGGTCGAGGGGATGGGGCCGATGCCCATGACCTCGGGGGCGACGCCCGCGAAGGCGAAGCTCACGAGGCGCATCTTGGTCGAGAGCCCGAGCTCTTTGGCCGCATCGGCACTCGCGAGCATGCTCACGGTGGCGCCGTCCGTGAGAGGCGAGGCGTTGCCCGCGGTGACACGACCGTGCGGGCGGAAGGGCGTCTTGAGACCCGCGAGACCCTCCATGGTCGTCTCCGGCCGCAGGCCCTCGTCCATCGTCGCGAGACCGTAGCCGCTCTCGCTGCGCAGGGCGACGGGGATGAGGTCCGGCTGGATCTTGCCCGCCTCGTAGGCGGCCGCCACCTTCTGCTGGCTGCGCATCCCGTAGCGGTCGGAGCGCTCCTTGGTGAGCGAGGGGAAGCGGTCGTGCAGGCGCTCCGCGGTGATGCCCATGTTGAGAGCATCGGCGCTCACGAGCTTCTCGGCGAGGAAGCGCGGGTTCGGGTCAGCGCCGAGCCCCATCGGGTGCCTGCCCATGTGCTCCACACCGCCGGCGATCGCGACGTCGTACGCGCCGAAAGCGATGCCGCCTGCGGTGGTCGTGACCGACGTCATCGCCCCCGCGCACATGCGGTCGATCGCGAAGCCGGGAACGGAGAGCGGCAGCCCCGCAAGGATCGCGGCCGTGCGACCGAGCGTGAGGCCCTGATCGCCCTGCTGCGTCGTCGCGGCGATCGCCACGTCGTCGACGCGCTCCTTCGGCAGGGAGGGGTTGCGCTCGAGCAGCCCGATCATCGCCTTGACGATGAGGTCATCAGCTCGGGTGCCCCAGTACATTCCCTTCTCGCCCGCGCGACCGAACGGGGTGCGCACCCCGTCCACGAATACAACGTCGGCTCGCTTGGCCACAGTGCCTCCCAGTGCGATGGTGGTGCTCGATCGAATGTCTGCGCCCAGCCTAGGGAGAGCGGCTGGGGGCGCTCACATCGCCTGCGTCTTCCTACGAATCCTCCGCGGGCGCCTCGGCGAGGGCTTGGTGGGCATCCACAAAGGCTTGGGCGATCGGCTGTGCAGTCGCGGCAATCTGCCAGGGCCGCGCGCCCAGCTCCTCAAGCCGCTCGGCGAGGGCGCGCTCTCCCGCGTCGCCGGGCGGCGACCAGGCCAGGCGGCGCACGTGATCGGGCGTGAGGAGGTTCTCGAGGGGCAGCTGGTACTCCTCGGCGACGGAGGTGAGGGCCTGTCGCGCGGCCTTGAGCCGGGCATCCGCCTCGGGGTTGCGGTCGCTCCAGGCGCGCGGGGGCGGTAGCGAGTCATCCCGCACGCGCAGGGCGGGCAGATCGTCGGTCGCCAGACCCGTGGCGATCGCCGCCCACCAGCGATCGAGCTGCGATCGGCTGGCACGGCCGTGGAAGCCCGAGAGGCTCGCGAGCTCGCCCTTCGAGGCGAGCGTCGCCTTCGCCGCCGTCACGATCGAGGAGTCCGGCAGGAGACGACCCGGAGCCGTGTCGACCTCCTGCGCATACTCGTCGCGTGCGCGCCAGAGCTCTCGAGCGACCGCGAGCCCCCGCTGACCGCGCACCGAGTGCAGGCCGGAGAGGCGGCGCCAGGGCTCGGCGCGCGGTTCTGGCGCCTCCCGCTCGAGAACGGCGGTGAACTCCTCCTGCGCGAGCACCATCTTGCCCTGCTCGGCGAGGCGCGTCTCGATGACGTCGCGTACGTCGAGCAGCAGCTCGACATCGAGCGCGGCGTAGGTGAGCCACGAGGCGGGAAGGGGACGCGTGGACCAGTCGGCGGCCGAGTGCTCCTTCGCGAGGTGCAGACCGAGGGTCTCCTCGACGATCGCTCCGAGCCCTACACGCGGGTACCCCGCGAGGCGGGCGCCCAGCTCGGTGTCGAAGATCTCGTGAGGTTCGAGACCCAGTTCGCGCAGGCACGGGAGGTCCTGGCTCGCGGCGTGCAGCACCCACTCCTCGTGACCGATCGCGTCCTGCAGCTCGGCGAAGGAGCCGATCGCGGGCGGATCGAAGAGCATGGCCTCCGTGCCGCGCCGGAAGACCTGGATGAGGTACGCGCGCTGGGAGTAGCGGAACCCGCTCGCCCGCTCC contains:
- the dxs gene encoding 1-deoxy-D-xylulose-5-phosphate synthase, which encodes MALLETVHGPRDLDRLTPAELVELAEEIRRFLVAEVSKTGGHLGPNLGVVELTIGIHRVFDSPRDAIVWDTGHQSYVHKLLTGRQDFSRLRMKGGLAGYPQRAESEHDIVESSHASSSLSWADGISRAFSMTGQGDRHVVAVVGDGSLTGGMTWEALNNISDDNIRNLVIVVNDNGRSYAPTIGGMARFLSDVRTRRSYYRFRRSTERAFGYLGAPGRAVYRGVRGGLHGFLSRVSNNESLYSNLDIKYIGPVDGHDLGDMERALRQAKEYEAPVIVHAITQKGKGYEPALADVADQFHAVGQIDPETGEPVESASKPSWTSVFADEIVSLADRDRRIVGITAAMLRPTGLHKLAEKHPDRIIDVGIAEQHAVTSAAGLAYGGMHPVVALYATFINRAFDQVLMDVALHRAGVTFVLDRAGVTGPDGASHHGMWDLAILQVVPGIRLAAPRDAARLREELAEAVAVDDAPTVLRFSKGSVGTEFEAVRRTSDGVDVLREAPHKDVLIITVGPMAKMGLEVAERLADQGIGATVVDPRWVVPVASSIIDFAREHRIVVSIEDGVRVGGIGTRIRQELRAAGVDTAVDELGLPDEFLEHASREEILERVGLSSQAIARDLVAQVLGTRIPVARPLPEDASISVDEDERSR
- a CDS encoding thiolase family protein; this translates as MAKRADVVFVDGVRTPFGRAGEKGMYWGTRADDLIVKAMIGLLERNPSLPKERVDDVAIAATTQQGDQGLTLGRTAAILAGLPLSVPGFAIDRMCAGAMTSVTTTAGGIAFGAYDVAIAGGVEHMGRHPMGLGADPNPRFLAEKLVSADALNMGITAERLHDRFPSLTKERSDRYGMRSQQKVAAAYEAGKIQPDLIPVALRSESGYGLATMDEGLRPETTMEGLAGLKTPFRPHGRVTAGNASPLTDGATVSMLASADAAKELGLSTKMRLVSFAFAGVAPEVMGIGPIPSTEKALAKAGLSIDDIGLFELNEAFAVQVLSFLDHFGVDDEDPRVNPWGGAIAFGHPLASSGVRLMIQLARQFEEHPEVQYGLTAMCVGLGQGGTVIWENPHYTGKKKK
- a CDS encoding HRDC domain-containing protein is translated as MPRATPASSPRVIDSREDYLAAVDRLRAASGPVAVDAERASGFRYSQRAYLIQVFRRGTEAMLFDPPAIGSFAELQDAIGHEEWVLHAASQDLPCLRELGLEPHEIFDTELGARLAGYPRVGLGAIVEETLGLHLAKEHSAADWSTRPLPASWLTYAALDVELLLDVRDVIETRLAEQGKMVLAQEEFTAVLEREAPEPRAEPWRRLSGLHSVRGQRGLAVARELWRARDEYAQEVDTAPGRLLPDSSIVTAAKATLASKGELASLSGFHGRASRSQLDRWWAAIATGLATDDLPALRVRDDSLPPPRAWSDRNPEADARLKAARQALTSVAEEYQLPLENLLTPDHVRRLAWSPPGDAGERALAERLEELGARPWQIAATAQPIAQAFVDAHQALAEAPAEDS
- a CDS encoding 3-hydroxyacyl-CoA dehydrogenase NAD-binding domain-containing protein, which produces MTPSAPATSQYSADQFTELLALSDDEVVTHSYVHDVPLPSGGTLALVTLDNGRDHTRPSTLGPQGLLELARVLDEQKARGAAGEIQGLAITGKPFILAAGADLSKVGDIPNHGAGRQMAQLGHYALGKLGELGIPSFCFINGLALGGGVEIALNADYRTLDSSAAALALPEVFLGIIPGWGGAWLLPNLIGIENALKVVVENPLKNNRTLKPAEAFELGMADVMFGPATFLEDSIRWADGVITGATKVKRKNAPGKIERTVKWDAAIGIARSMLEKRIGTVARSPYVALDLLKAAKSTDKATGFAAEDEALADLVSGDQFRASIYAFNLVQKRAKKPAGAPDKDLAKPIAKVGVLGAGLMASQFALLFVRRLQVPVVITDLDQARVDKGLDYIRGEISALEQKGRIDADEANRLRALVTGTIDKGDFADCDWVIEAVFEELTIKQDLFEEIEAIVSPEAILATNTSSLSVERIGEKLQHPERLVGFHFFNPVAVMPLIEVVNAPRTDDASLATAMAVAAKLRKNAVITADSPGFVVNRVLAKLLGEAMHAVEIGTPFETVVEAQRHFGLPMDPFVLLDLVGLKVGAHVLDTHHGAFPERFFESRALHELAEAGVLLEKDAKGNPKGIDKKAIAIVAKHRPKDATPWTLDELTQRLEDGLADEIHRMLEDDVVAAPEDIDLCMILGAGWPFQMGGITPFLDRVGASERAFGDTFHHPPIRGVR
- the acnA gene encoding aconitate hydratase AcnA; translated protein: MSAVNSFDALDTLDVAGTEYQVFRIDKVPGYEKLPFSLKVLLENLLRTEDGKNVTDQQIRALGAWQPTAEPDTEIQFTPARVVMQDFTGVPCIVDLATMREAVAELGGDPHKINPLAPAELVIDHSVIADLFGTEDALERNVEIEYERNGERYQFLRWGQTAFDDFKVVPPGTGIVHQVNIEHLAKVTYTREVDGALRAYPDTCVGTDSHTTMVNGLGVLGWGVGGIEAEAAMLGQPVSMLIPKVVGFKLTGAIPTGVTATDVVLTITEMLRKHGVVGKFVEFYGDGVAQVPLANRATIGNMSPEFGSTAAMFPVDEVTLDYLRLTGRSENQVALVEAYSRMQTMWHDPSVEPVFSEYIELDLSTVVPSIAGPKRPQDRIELTNAQTAFETVLGEYTSTDHSGVDAAVEGTFPASDPVGFTPDDEESAHRIDHRHRSQAPRAASNPIDVTVDGKEFTLDHGAVTIAAITSCTNTSNPSVMLAAGLLARNAARKGLTAKPWVKTTLAPGSKVVTDYYEKAGLTDDLEALGFYTVGYGCTTCIGNSGPLADEISAAIAEKDLAVTAVLSGNRNFEGRINPDVKMNYLASPPLVIAYALAGSMNFDFESDPLGQDQEGNDVYLRDIWPEASEVQSTIDSSIDTSMFTHQYASVFEGDERWKSLPTPDGATFEWDADSTYVRKPPYFEGLTLETTPVSDIADARVLAKLGDSVTTDHISPAGSIKADSPAGRYLTEHGVDRKDFNSYGSRRGNHEVMIRGTFANIRLRNQLLDGVEGGFTRDFTKPDAPQAFIYDASENYQAASIPLVILAGKEYGSGSSRDWAAKGTSLLGVSAVIAESFERIHRSNLIGMGVIPLQFPAGETAESLGLDGTEVIAISGIEELNEGRTPRTVRVVATPSEHSAQGKEPVEFDAVVRIDTPGEADYYRNGGILQYVLRSLV